One Methanoculleus sp. 7T genomic window carries:
- a CDS encoding ABC transporter permease subunit: MTAERVFTVARKEFTDQITGWRFLVIFALFLSLALMGTYTGIEYYQSDLTRYTEDLITMETADDGPERMMPPVAPPVADIYSSMFGTLISSGGLLAIAVGFDRVSREKESRSLKSLLSHPVYRDEIINGKALGGVALLVLVVGGVLLISTALLLVFSIVPSPGELWMILTYAAVTLLFLVTFFSIALALSTLCRKSGSALILAAVVFILLVFLVPYTTANIGMALMMEKPDPGAYGGDTSSEGYQAEITAYAEQMKVIESAVNLFSPQMAVNTLINGISRSPGTTLEDTLGKIWSSIAALTVYPVVFFAIAYTRFLRMDIR; this comes from the coding sequence ATGACGGCGGAACGGGTCTTCACCGTAGCCCGGAAAGAATTTACCGACCAGATCACGGGCTGGCGGTTCCTGGTGATCTTCGCCCTCTTCCTGAGCCTTGCCCTGATGGGGACATACACCGGGATTGAGTATTACCAGAGCGACCTGACGAGGTATACCGAAGATCTGATAACAATGGAGACGGCGGACGATGGACCGGAACGAATGATGCCCCCGGTCGCACCGCCGGTCGCAGACATTTACTCCTCGATGTTCGGGACGCTGATCTCCAGCGGGGGCCTCCTTGCCATCGCCGTCGGGTTCGACCGGGTCTCCAGGGAGAAGGAGTCCCGATCGCTCAAAAGCCTGCTCTCCCACCCGGTCTACCGCGACGAGATCATCAACGGCAAAGCGCTTGGGGGCGTGGCGCTGCTGGTCCTCGTCGTCGGGGGGGTGCTCCTCATCTCCACCGCGCTGCTCCTCGTCTTCTCGATCGTGCCCTCCCCGGGTGAACTCTGGATGATCCTGACCTATGCCGCCGTCACCCTCCTCTTCCTTGTGACGTTCTTCTCCATCGCGCTTGCGCTCTCCACCCTCTGCCGGAAGAGCGGCAGTGCCCTGATCCTCGCGGCGGTCGTCTTCATTCTCCTCGTGTTTCTGGTCCCTTACACCACCGCGAATATCGGCATGGCCCTCATGATGGAGAAGCCCGATCCGGGGGCATATGGAGGGGATACCTCATCGGAAGGCTACCAGGCGGAGATCACGGCATACGCCGAGCAGATGAAGGTGATCGAGAGCGCTGTCAACCTCTTCTCGCCGCAGATGGCCGTCAACACCCTCATCAACGGGATATCCAGATCCCCGGGGACGACCCTGGAAGATACGCTCGGCAAGATATGGTCGAGCATTGCGGCCCTGACCGTCTACCCCGTTGTCTTCTTCGCTATCGCGTACACGAGGTTCCTGCGGATGGACATCCGGTAA
- a CDS encoding ABC transporter permease, protein MTAERVFTVAQKEFTDQITGWRFLVILALFLAIALVGTYSGVVSYERELDRYSEQLAAMDNQNDGPAGMMPAKPPVEGVYSSMFLTLISYGGLLAIAVGSGLVSGEKESRSLKSLLSHPVYRDEIINGKALGGVALLVLVVGGVLLISTALLLVFSIVPSPDDLWMILTYAGVTLLFLVTFFSIALAFSTLCRESGSALLLAVVVFILLSSVIPYTTTHIGTALMMEEPDRAAYGGDTSSEGYQAEITAYYGQWDLIKSATNLLSPRMAIDNLIQSTHNSYSSPGATLEDTLGKIWSSVAALTIYPVVFFAIAYTRFLRMDIR, encoded by the coding sequence ATGACGGCGGAACGGGTCTTCACCGTGGCCCAAAAAGAGTTCACTGACCAGATAACGGGCTGGCGATTTCTGGTGATCCTCGCCCTCTTCCTCGCCATCGCCCTGGTGGGGACGTACAGCGGGGTCGTGAGCTACGAGAGAGAACTGGATAGATACTCGGAGCAATTGGCCGCGATGGATAACCAGAATGACGGACCGGCCGGGATGATGCCCGCAAAACCGCCAGTTGAGGGCGTTTACTCCTCAATGTTCCTCACGCTGATCTCCTACGGGGGGCTCCTTGCCATCGCCGTCGGGTCCGGCCTGGTCTCCGGGGAGAAGGAGTCACGGTCGCTCAAAAGCCTGCTCTCCCACCCGGTCTACCGCGACGAGATCATCAACGGCAAAGCGCTTGGGGGCGTGGCGCTGCTGGTCCTCGTCGTCGGGGGGGTGCTCCTCATCTCCACCGCGCTGCTCCTCGTCTTCTCGATCGTGCCCTCCCCCGATGATCTCTGGATGATCCTGACCTATGCCGGGGTCACCCTCCTCTTCCTTGTGACGTTCTTCTCCATCGCGCTTGCCTTCTCCACCCTCTGCCGGGAGAGCGGCAGCGCCCTGCTCCTCGCGGTGGTCGTCTTCATCCTTCTCTCGTCCGTGATCCCCTACACCACCACGCATATCGGCACGGCACTCATGATGGAGGAACCCGACCGCGCCGCATACGGAGGAGATACCTCATCGGAAGGCTACCAGGCGGAGATCACGGCATACTACGGGCAGTGGGATTTGATCAAGAGTGCCACCAACCTCCTCTCCCCGAGGATGGCGATCGACAACTTGATCCAGAGTACTCACAACTCTTACAGCTCCCCAGGGGCGACCCTGGAAGACACGCTCGGCAAGATATGGTCGAGCGTTGCGGCCCTGACCATCTACCCCGTCGTCTTCTTCGCTATCGCGTACACGAGGTTCCTGCGGATGGACATCCGGTAA